One part of the Sarcophilus harrisii chromosome 5, mSarHar1.11, whole genome shotgun sequence genome encodes these proteins:
- the LOC100918140 gene encoding olfactory receptor 9K2-like: protein MSDQGTNNHSEETDFIFVGFRVHPEFHIVLFLFFLFAYGMVLLGNVGMVAIILTDTRLSTPMYFFLGNLSFIDLSYSSAVAPKAMANFLSSSKSISFAGCVAQLFVFTLFMVAEGFVLAAMAYDRFIAICSPLLYSIHMTRRFCTQLVAGSYFCGWVTSVLIASMTFTMSFCASRVIDHFYCESHSIEKITCSNIFINRMMSLVLAGIIILPTIIIIMVSYVYIVSTVLKINSAEGRMKAFSTCGSHLGVVSLLYGTMFFVYLIPPSNPELRKVASVCYTLITPMLNPIIYSLRNKDVKESLKRILEKKKIFL, encoded by the coding sequence ATGAGTGACCAAGGAACAaacaaccattctgaagagacTGACTTCATTTTTGTAGGCTTCCGAGTCCATCCAGAGTTCCATATTGtcttattcctatttttcttgtttgcATATGGCATGGTTCTTCTGGGTAATGTTGGCATGGTGGCTATCATCTTGACTGATACCCGATTGAGTACCCCAATGTATTTCTTCTTAGGTAATCTTTCCTTCATCGATCTTTCTTACTCCTCTGCTGTGGCACCAAAGGCCATGGCCAATTTTCTGTCCTCAAGTAAGTCCATTTCCTTTGCAGGTTGTGTGGCTCAGCTCTTTGTCTTCACCCTCTTCATGGTAGCAGAGGGCTTTGTCCTGGCAGCTATGGCCTATGATCGTTTCATAGCCATCTGCTCCCCACTCTTATATTCTATTCATATGACAAGACGATTTTGCACACAACTTGTAGCTGGTTCTTATTTTTGTGGCTGGGTTACCTCTGTTCTCATAGCTAGTATGACTTTTACTATGTCCTTCTGTGCCTCTCGGGTCATTGACCACTTTTACTGTGAATCCCATTCAATTGAAAAGATAACATGTTCCAATATCTTCATCAATAGAATGATGTCATTAGTTTTGGCAGGAATCATTATTTTGCCCACTATCATAATCATTATGGTGTCCTATGTATATATTGTGTCCACTGTCTTGAAAATCAACTCAGCTGAAGGTCGAATGAAAGCCTTCTCTACATGTGGGTCTCACCTTGGGGTGGTGAGTTTGCTCTATGGAACAATGTTCTTTGTGTATCTCATTCCTCCTAGTAACCCTGAGCTACGCAAAGTGGCTTCTGTTTGTTATACCCTCATCACTCCCATGTTGAATCCAATCATTTACTCTTTAAGAAACAAAGATGTCAAAGAGTCTctgaaaaggattttagaaaagaaaaagattttcctCTGA